AAAACGCGCCAATGTGCAGGATCTGGATGAAGTTAGGCAGCTGCTTGAAATGAAAATCGCAGAAAAAGCAGCTATTAACAGAACAGATTCAGATATCATTGCAATCAAGACACATTTGGAGGCAAGAAAAAGGGCCGCTATTGCAGGTTTATTGGAAGATTGCATTGAGGCAGATGTGCAATTTCATATTGCAATAGCAGAGGCTTCCAAAAATGAAATTCTGGCGGATCTTTACAGATCTGCTTCTATACATCTTAAAAATTGGTTTTTGCAGATCTATCCGGATACCAGGGTATTTGAAGAGACTTATATCATCCATGAACAATTGTTAAAAAGTATTATCGCGGGCGACGCTAAGAAAGCATGGAGCATTGCCGCAAAAATAATCGGACACGTATCCCAATAAAGCATGAAAGAAACAACTACAACTACTACCCTTGATCCTAAACAATTGGCCCAGCAAACGGTCTTTTCTATTTTATTTACCATCAGCTTTACACATCTGATTAATGATATGTTACAGGCTGTAATTCCGGCAGTATATCCGATTTTGAAGGAAAAGTTTAGTCTAAGCTTTACTCAAATCGGACTCATTACCTTAACCTATCAGCTTACGGCTTCTATTTTACAGCCATTTATTGGCCTTTATACTGATAAAAGACCTAGACCTTATTCGTTGGCTATAGCTATGGCATTCACCCTTGTTGGTCTTGTTGCTGTATCATTTGCTTCCAGCTTTATTAATATTTTGCTTGCGGTAAGCTTAATTGGTATTGGCTCATCCATATTCCATCCTGAATCTTCGAGGGTTGCTCACCTGGCATCTGGTGGTAAAAAGGGATTGGCCCAATCTATTTTTCAATTGGGTGGAAATGCAGGAAGTGCAATAGGGCCTTTACTTGCAGCACTTATAGTGGTGCCTAATGGACAGTTCCATATTATTTGGTTTTCATTGGTCGCTGTTGTAGGCATTGTCATACTCTCTAAAGTTGCCAAATGGTACCAGCAACAGTTGGCTATTAAGGAAAGAAATAAGCATGTCGTTACCGAAATCAAACATACTTTTACAAAGAAACGTGTTGCATTTTCAATGGGAATTTTAATGGTATTAATTTTCTCAAAGTACTTTTATATGGCCAGCATGACCAGTTATTATACTTTTTATCTGATTGATAAGTTTCATGTTTCCGTACAGGAATCACAGGTTTATCTGTTCGCTTTTTTAGGTGCAGTAGCGGCCGGAACATTAATCGGAGGGCCTTTGGGTGACCGTTTTGGAAGAAAATACATCATCTGGATTTCCATACTTGGTGCAGCGCCATTTACATTGTTGCTACCATTTGTGTCTTTATTTTGGACAGGTGTATTGTCTGTTATCATTGGTGTAATCATTGCATCTGCATTCTCTGCTATTCTGGTGTATGCCACAGAGCTTGTTCCGGGTAAAGTGGGTATGATTGCCGGACTATTTTTTGGCTTTGCTTTTGGTATGGGTGGGTTAGGCTCAGCTCTCCTAGGTAAATTGGCCGATCAGACCAGCATTACTTATGTATTCCACATCTGTGCATTCCTTCCATTGATAGGAATCTTTACCGGATTCCTACCTAATATTGAAGGTAAAAAGAAATCATAATTTAAAGGATTAGTTATTCTTATAAGGGATAAGCTGTGTCACTTTTCGTTTCAGAAAGCACAAAAAAGCTTTGCACTGTACTTACATTGGGTAGGGTGGCTAGCTTATTCCTTAAAAAAAGATGATAGGCATCCATATCACTGGTTGCGAT
This is a stretch of genomic DNA from Candidatus Pedobacter colombiensis. It encodes these proteins:
- a CDS encoding FadR/GntR family transcriptional regulator; the encoded protein is MIKRKSLADEVASKIQEQISFGKYRVNEKLPIEPELMKSFGVGRSTIREAIKILANSGLLRVQQGIGTFVEQSTGSREPMEQRLKRANVQDLDEVRQLLEMKIAEKAAINRTDSDIIAIKTHLEARKRAAIAGLLEDCIEADVQFHIAIAEASKNEILADLYRSASIHLKNWFLQIYPDTRVFEETYIIHEQLLKSIIAGDAKKAWSIAAKIIGHVSQ
- a CDS encoding MFS transporter, producing MKETTTTTTLDPKQLAQQTVFSILFTISFTHLINDMLQAVIPAVYPILKEKFSLSFTQIGLITLTYQLTASILQPFIGLYTDKRPRPYSLAIAMAFTLVGLVAVSFASSFINILLAVSLIGIGSSIFHPESSRVAHLASGGKKGLAQSIFQLGGNAGSAIGPLLAALIVVPNGQFHIIWFSLVAVVGIVILSKVAKWYQQQLAIKERNKHVVTEIKHTFTKKRVAFSMGILMVLIFSKYFYMASMTSYYTFYLIDKFHVSVQESQVYLFAFLGAVAAGTLIGGPLGDRFGRKYIIWISILGAAPFTLLLPFVSLFWTGVLSVIIGVIIASAFSAILVYATELVPGKVGMIAGLFFGFAFGMGGLGSALLGKLADQTSITYVFHICAFLPLIGIFTGFLPNIEGKKKS